Proteins encoded in a region of the Zunongwangia endophytica genome:
- a CDS encoding 4'-phosphopantetheinyl transferase family protein, protein MPLFKTITPREGTKVFIWKVEESFEWLSEGIKLTEHCEKRVSGMKSEIHRRGFMSIRHLMAEAGYVDQDLWYDDLGKPHLSDNKYISITHSFNFTGIIVSDQPVGIDIEKQRDKILKIANKFTPLKEYHTLPNEEAIMRKLTIVWGAKESIYKVHAQPGLGFLQHIYIKDFDFEEANTTGTVTFEAEKTEYELEFLEFEGFTCVYTFLLN, encoded by the coding sequence ATGCCTCTTTTCAAAACAATAACACCACGAGAAGGAACTAAAGTCTTCATTTGGAAGGTGGAAGAGTCTTTTGAGTGGCTTAGCGAAGGGATTAAATTAACCGAGCATTGCGAAAAAAGAGTTTCAGGTATGAAATCTGAAATTCATCGTCGCGGTTTTATGAGTATTCGGCACTTAATGGCAGAGGCGGGTTATGTAGATCAAGATCTTTGGTACGACGATTTGGGGAAACCTCATTTAAGTGACAATAAGTATATTTCTATAACCCATTCTTTCAATTTTACCGGTATAATTGTGAGCGACCAGCCGGTGGGGATCGATATCGAAAAGCAACGCGATAAAATTCTAAAGATTGCTAATAAATTTACGCCACTTAAAGAATATCATACGCTCCCAAACGAAGAAGCTATAATGCGTAAACTTACCATTGTTTGGGGTGCTAAAGAATCTATTTATAAAGTACATGCGCAGCCGGGATTAGGCTTTTTGCAGCATATTTATATTAAAGATTTTGATTTTGAAGAAGCAAATACCACCGGAACTGTTACTTTTGAAGCCGAAAAAACGGAGTACGAACTGGAGTTTCTGGAGTTTGAAGGATTCACCTGTGTTTATACTTTCTTACTAAACTAA
- a CDS encoding Dabb family protein, whose amino-acid sequence MKSIFKMTMVLLFAFNFTLLKAQEKEPEFDKNFTHVVYFWLKNPESKQDRADFLKSLNKFMENSQYAKTKFIGEPAGTPREVVDGSFTYSLILTFPSKEIQDKYQKEKAHLKFIEESEQLWKRVQVYDSVGI is encoded by the coding sequence ATGAAGTCTATTTTTAAAATGACGATGGTGCTTCTTTTTGCTTTTAATTTCACATTACTGAAAGCACAGGAGAAAGAACCAGAATTTGATAAAAACTTTACCCACGTAGTTTATTTCTGGTTAAAAAATCCTGAAAGTAAACAAGATCGAGCCGATTTTCTAAAATCTCTAAATAAATTTATGGAAAATAGCCAGTATGCTAAAACGAAATTTATTGGGGAACCGGCGGGAACGCCAAGAGAAGTTGTTGATGGATCGTTTACGTATTCTTTAATATTGACATTTCCTTCAAAAGAGATTCAGGATAAATATCAAAAAGAAAAAGCACATTTAAAGTTTATTGAAGAATCAGAACAATTGTGGAAAAGGGTACAGGTTTATGATTCCGTAGGAATATAA
- the ahcY gene encoding adenosylhomocysteinase: MSTNTVPYTAYKVKDISLAAWGRKEIELAEAEMPGLMSLREEYKDEQPLKGARIAGCLHMTIQTAVLIETLIALGAEVTWSSCNIFSTQDQAAAAIADAGIPVYAWKGMTEEEFDWCIEQTLFFGEDRKPLNMILDDGGDLTNMVLDKYPELAKDVKGLSEETTTGVHRLYERMKNGTLPMPAINVNDSVTKSKFDNKFGCRESAVDAIRRATDVMLAGKRVVVCGYGDVGKGTAASFKGTGAIITVTEVDPICALQAAMDGFEVKRLETVVEKADIVITTTGNKDIVRGEHFQAMKDKTIVCNIGHFDNEIDVAWLNNNYGETKDEIKPQVDKYTVDGKDIILLAEGRLVNLGCATGHPSFVMSNSFTNQTLAQIELWNNTDQYENKVYMLPKHLDEKVAALHLEKIGVELTELSEDQAQYIGVEVEGPFKPEYYRY, from the coding sequence ATGTCTACGAATACAGTGCCTTACACGGCGTATAAAGTTAAAGATATTTCCCTTGCTGCATGGGGGCGTAAAGAGATTGAACTGGCAGAAGCTGAAATGCCTGGATTGATGTCGCTTCGTGAAGAATATAAAGATGAGCAACCGCTTAAAGGTGCGCGTATCGCAGGTTGTTTGCATATGACGATACAAACTGCTGTACTTATTGAAACACTTATTGCTCTTGGTGCTGAAGTAACCTGGAGTTCTTGTAATATTTTCTCTACTCAAGATCAGGCGGCAGCTGCAATTGCTGATGCTGGTATTCCTGTTTACGCTTGGAAAGGTATGACGGAAGAGGAATTTGACTGGTGTATTGAGCAAACTCTTTTCTTTGGTGAAGATCGTAAGCCATTAAACATGATTCTTGATGATGGTGGGGATTTAACCAATATGGTTTTAGATAAGTATCCTGAACTTGCTAAAGATGTAAAAGGACTTTCTGAAGAAACTACAACGGGAGTTCACCGTCTTTACGAGCGTATGAAAAACGGAACACTTCCTATGCCGGCGATTAATGTAAACGACTCGGTTACTAAATCGAAATTCGATAATAAATTTGGATGTCGCGAAAGTGCTGTAGACGCTATTCGTCGTGCTACCGATGTAATGCTAGCCGGTAAACGTGTTGTCGTTTGCGGTTATGGTGATGTTGGAAAAGGAACCGCGGCTTCTTTTAAAGGAACTGGTGCAATTATTACAGTTACTGAAGTTGATCCAATTTGTGCTTTACAAGCAGCAATGGACGGTTTTGAAGTAAAACGTTTAGAAACCGTAGTTGAAAAAGCAGATATCGTTATTACAACTACCGGAAATAAAGATATCGTTCGTGGTGAGCACTTCCAGGCCATGAAAGATAAAACCATCGTATGTAATATTGGGCATTTTGACAATGAAATCGATGTGGCATGGTTAAATAATAACTACGGAGAAACTAAGGATGAAATTAAACCACAGGTAGATAAATATACTGTAGATGGTAAAGATATTATTCTACTTGCTGAAGGTCGTTTAGTAAACCTTGGTTGTGCAACAGGTCACCCAAGTTTTGTAATGAGTAACTCATTTACAAACCAGACTTTAGCACAAATCGAACTTTGGAATAATACTGATCAGTACGAAAATAAAGTTTATATGCTACCTAAGCATTTAGATGAAAAAGTAGCTGCTCTTCACTTAGAGAAAATTGGTGTTGAATTAACCGAACTAAGCGAAGACCAAGCTCAATATATTGGTGTTGAAGTTGAAGGACCATTCAAACCTGAATACTACAGGTACTAG
- a CDS encoding winged helix-turn-helix transcriptional regulator has product MAEEKEINYTEAENCPVRNILDRFGDKWSTLVILILGEQETLRFNELQKKIGTISQKMLTVTLKKLEADGLISRKVYAQIPPKVEYKLTNLGLSLLPKLHSLVQWANENMEEITQNRSVV; this is encoded by the coding sequence ATGGCAGAAGAAAAAGAAATAAATTATACGGAAGCTGAAAATTGCCCCGTTCGGAATATTTTAGACCGTTTTGGGGATAAGTGGTCTACGCTGGTCATTTTAATATTAGGAGAGCAGGAAACACTACGTTTTAATGAACTTCAGAAAAAAATAGGAACTATTTCCCAGAAAATGCTCACTGTCACACTGAAGAAGCTGGAAGCCGATGGATTGATCTCTAGGAAAGTTTACGCTCAAATTCCGCCAAAAGTGGAGTACAAATTAACGAATCTTGGTTTAAGCTTACTCCCGAAACTTCATAGTTTGGTACAATGGGCAAATGAGAATATGGAAGAAATTACCCAAAATCGTTCGGTAGTATAA
- a CDS encoding geranylgeranylglyceryl/heptaprenylglyceryl phosphate synthase, translated as MPQILDAIKQASKFNKKLLAVLIDPEKFSAEKYTEFLQNIPEITTHIFVGGSTATTIQTEVCVSFIKSKTSLPIILFPGDKDQITEKADGILLLSLLSGRNPEYLIEQHIKAVPKLLNSDLEIMPTGYLLLDGGSKSAVARVSKTKPIPQEEIQLISHTALAGQMMGKQLIYLEAGSGAVFPVSEKVIAEVKKDLKIPIIVGGGIRSNKQLQKVYNAGADLVVIGTAFENGEFED; from the coding sequence ATGCCTCAAATTTTAGATGCAATAAAACAAGCATCCAAATTCAACAAAAAATTACTAGCGGTTTTAATTGATCCTGAAAAGTTTTCTGCGGAAAAATACACGGAATTTCTTCAGAATATACCTGAAATAACGACCCATATTTTCGTTGGAGGAAGTACAGCAACGACAATACAAACTGAAGTGTGTGTGTCGTTTATAAAATCCAAGACCAGCTTACCGATAATTCTATTTCCCGGAGACAAAGATCAGATTACTGAAAAAGCAGACGGAATTTTATTGCTGAGTTTACTTTCTGGGCGTAACCCTGAATATCTTATCGAGCAGCATATAAAAGCAGTACCAAAATTGCTGAATTCTGACTTAGAAATTATGCCAACGGGTTATCTTTTATTGGATGGCGGTAGTAAAAGTGCCGTGGCGAGGGTGAGTAAAACCAAACCAATTCCTCAGGAAGAAATTCAGCTTATTAGTCATACCGCACTTGCCGGACAAATGATGGGAAAACAATTAATTTATTTAGAAGCGGGTAGTGGAGCCGTTTTTCCAGTAAGTGAAAAAGTGATTGCGGAGGTAAAAAAAGATCTAAAGATTCCAATTATCGTTGGAGGTGGCATTAGAAGCAACAAGCAACTTCAAAAAGTCTATAATGCAGGAGCCGATTTGGTGGTTATTGGAACAGCCTTCGAAAATGGCGAATTTGAGGATTAA
- a CDS encoding SDR family oxidoreductase yields the protein MKKTLITGATGSLGQLVVKNLLANTEANNIAVLVRDTEKDIVKEYKSQGLGIRVADYDNPANLEEALKDFEQVYLISGSDLGARLKQHENVIAAAKVNDVKHIFYTSTVRKTESSDAPLDPVVSSHLQTEKLLIDSGLKYTILRHNLYSDVVPMFIGDKEQLLKTKSIYLPTENGKVSYVPREDFAEAEAKMLISPQDHGNKIYEFNGNEKVSYAEISEILTEILGEKIAYVSPSVEEFESQMKEAGLPNEIVGMLSMFSQGVANGEFDFDNTDLEKILGRKTKTMKQFLTEVYA from the coding sequence ATGAAAAAGACATTAATAACCGGAGCAACCGGAAGTTTAGGGCAGCTCGTCGTTAAAAATCTATTAGCCAATACAGAAGCGAACAACATTGCCGTACTGGTTAGAGATACTGAGAAAGACATTGTAAAAGAATATAAATCTCAAGGTTTAGGGATTAGAGTAGCCGACTATGATAACCCGGCAAATTTAGAAGAAGCTTTAAAAGATTTCGAGCAGGTCTATCTAATTTCAGGTAGCGATTTAGGCGCGCGTTTAAAACAACATGAAAATGTAATCGCTGCAGCCAAAGTTAATGACGTTAAGCATATTTTTTACACCAGCACAGTAAGAAAGACGGAATCTTCTGATGCACCATTAGATCCGGTTGTTAGCAGCCATTTGCAAACCGAAAAACTATTAATAGACTCTGGTTTAAAGTACACCATTTTACGCCATAATTTATATAGCGATGTAGTACCAATGTTTATTGGCGATAAAGAGCAACTTCTAAAAACGAAGTCTATTTATCTTCCTACTGAAAACGGAAAAGTTTCTTATGTACCAAGAGAAGATTTTGCTGAAGCTGAGGCGAAAATGCTAATATCACCGCAGGATCATGGCAATAAAATATATGAATTCAACGGAAATGAAAAAGTTTCTTACGCAGAGATTAGCGAGATTTTAACTGAAATTCTTGGCGAAAAAATCGCTTATGTTTCCCCTTCAGTTGAAGAATTTGAATCCCAAATGAAAGAAGCTGGTTTACCCAACGAAATTGTTGGAATGCTTAGTATGTTTAGCCAGGGAGTTGCGAACGGTGAATTCGATTTTGACAACACTGATCTTGAAAAAATTCTTGGTAGAAAAACAAAAACTATGAAACAGTTTTTAACTGAAGTTTACGCATAA
- a CDS encoding DUF4301 family protein, with amino-acid sequence MKFNESDLLQIQDKGLTTEEVERQIAIFERGNIKVDIQEAATIGNGISEISDEQRTKYIKDFEHKKDELDLLKFVPASGAATRMFKALHNFVSDFDPDKEELRDYLDKKGDSSLQLFFNSIENLPFYKDAIEKAKADHDHFDDLSNDAQKKIIAENVLYSKGLGLSDLPKGLVPFHKYDDIVVTAFEEHLYEAAKYADSKGLVKSHFTVGQGDKEKFEAEFNKIKQRVEEKTNLKFEISYSYQDPKTDTIAVDDENAPFRTEEGKMFFRPGGHGALIDNLNQQDADLIFVKNIDNVVTWDNLGDVVDYKKMLAGKLLELRDKTFGLISKLQGNPSDEDLKAASDFLMNQLFVKSLTGSESASELIEKLDRPLRIGGMVKNEGEPGGGPFLVKDEEDEISLQIIEGAQIDEDNPEQVKIVNDSTHFNPVDIVCSVKKPDGNTYDLEKFVDPNMSFVANKTKDGKPLKALERPGLWNGAMAKWNTVFVEVPVTTFNPVKTVADLLKESHQTAE; translated from the coding sequence GTGAAATTTAACGAATCAGATCTCCTGCAAATTCAGGATAAGGGATTAACCACGGAAGAAGTAGAACGTCAAATCGCTATTTTTGAGCGAGGAAATATAAAAGTTGACATTCAGGAAGCAGCAACCATAGGAAATGGTATTTCTGAAATATCAGACGAGCAACGAACAAAATATATAAAGGACTTTGAACATAAAAAGGACGAATTAGATCTTTTAAAATTTGTTCCCGCATCTGGTGCAGCGACAAGAATGTTTAAAGCATTACACAATTTTGTTTCAGATTTCGATCCAGATAAAGAAGAATTACGTGATTATCTGGATAAAAAAGGAGATTCTAGTTTGCAGCTTTTCTTCAATTCTATAGAAAACCTTCCTTTTTATAAAGATGCTATAGAAAAGGCTAAAGCTGATCATGATCATTTTGATGATCTAAGTAATGATGCGCAAAAAAAGATTATTGCTGAAAATGTTTTATACAGTAAAGGTCTTGGACTAAGTGATCTTCCAAAAGGCTTGGTGCCATTTCATAAATACGACGACATTGTGGTTACTGCTTTTGAAGAGCATTTATATGAAGCAGCAAAGTACGCCGATAGTAAAGGTTTAGTAAAATCACATTTTACCGTTGGGCAGGGCGATAAAGAGAAATTTGAAGCAGAATTTAATAAGATTAAGCAAAGAGTTGAAGAGAAAACAAATCTAAAATTTGAAATTTCTTACTCGTACCAAGATCCAAAAACAGATACAATTGCAGTAGACGATGAGAATGCACCTTTTAGAACAGAGGAAGGTAAAATGTTTTTCCGACCAGGTGGTCATGGAGCACTCATCGATAATTTAAATCAGCAAGATGCAGATTTGATTTTTGTGAAAAATATCGATAACGTCGTAACCTGGGATAACTTGGGAGACGTTGTGGATTACAAAAAAATGCTTGCCGGTAAGTTGTTGGAATTGAGAGATAAAACTTTCGGTTTGATAAGTAAACTTCAGGGAAATCCTTCAGACGAGGATCTAAAAGCAGCATCAGACTTCTTAATGAACCAATTGTTTGTAAAGTCGCTAACAGGATCTGAGTCTGCTTCAGAATTAATTGAAAAATTAGATCGACCATTGCGTATTGGCGGTATGGTTAAAAATGAAGGAGAACCTGGTGGAGGTCCATTTTTGGTAAAAGATGAAGAAGATGAAATTTCGCTTCAGATTATTGAAGGAGCGCAAATTGATGAGGATAATCCAGAGCAAGTGAAAATTGTAAACGATTCTACACACTTCAATCCGGTGGATATTGTTTGCAGCGTAAAGAAACCAGATGGTAATACTTATGATCTTGAGAAATTTGTAGATCCTAACATGAGTTTTGTTGCTAACAAAACTAAGGATGGTAAGCCTTTAAAAGCTTTAGAGCGTCCAGGTTTATGGAATGGTGCGATGGCGAAGTGGAATACCGTTTTTGTAGAAGTGCCTGTAACGACATTTAATCCAGTGAAGACAGTAGCAGACCTTCTAAAAGAAAGTCACCAGACTGCTGAATGA
- the arfB gene encoding alternative ribosome rescue aminoacyl-tRNA hydrolase ArfB translates to MINEEELIKELDFRAVKSSGPGGQHVNKTASKVELYFDIEKSQSLSEIQKERIFANFATRITKDKVFILQNGNSRSQHKNKDAVISQFLSMIRSGTKAPKVRKKTKPSKMAKLKRLRKKKIQSEKKQNRKNPLK, encoded by the coding sequence ATGATAAACGAAGAAGAATTAATAAAAGAACTCGACTTTAGAGCTGTAAAAAGTAGCGGTCCTGGTGGGCAGCACGTTAATAAAACAGCTTCTAAAGTCGAGTTATATTTTGATATAGAGAAATCTCAATCACTTTCAGAGATTCAAAAAGAGCGAATATTCGCAAATTTTGCAACCAGAATTACCAAAGACAAAGTTTTTATCCTGCAAAACGGGAATTCCAGAAGTCAGCATAAAAATAAAGACGCTGTTATAAGCCAGTTTTTATCGATGATTAGATCTGGAACAAAAGCACCTAAAGTGCGAAAAAAAACAAAGCCTAGTAAAATGGCTAAGCTGAAAAGGTTGCGAAAGAAGAAAATTCAATCAGAGAAAAAACAAAATAGAAAAAATCCTTTAAAATAG
- a CDS encoding phytase: MKKINILLICLILASCGPKLPEIAPDVVTEPTRHDTDDPAIWINRENPEESIVFGTDKNTDGAIYAFDLDGKIIESKTLRNLKRPNNVDVEYDVKLADGSVTDIMIFTERELEQIRIFSVPELKPLDNGGFKVFQDTRENEMSLPMGISIYRSPKSEKTYAIVGRKNGPKEGYLHQIELVPSENGFAPKVVREFGLFSGKKEIEAIAVDDELGFIYCADEGHGIRKYYAEPDMGNEELALFGGEYFKDDIEGIAISVYPDGKGQIIVSDQQQGTFNFFSREDNSFEYALNLGTTETDGCEVTTVALGDKFPNGLFVSMNDNDEKNFFYHDLSRLKEPVKTEK, from the coding sequence ATGAAAAAAATAAATATCCTTCTAATTTGTCTAATATTAGCTTCTTGTGGGCCAAAATTACCTGAAATCGCACCAGATGTTGTTACCGAGCCAACGCGGCATGATACCGATGATCCCGCAATTTGGATAAATAGAGAAAATCCGGAGGAAAGCATTGTTTTTGGAACCGATAAAAATACTGACGGAGCAATCTATGCTTTTGATTTGGATGGTAAAATTATCGAATCTAAAACACTTCGGAATCTAAAAAGACCAAACAATGTTGATGTAGAATACGATGTGAAGTTAGCCGACGGATCGGTTACCGATATTATGATTTTTACTGAAAGAGAGCTAGAGCAAATTAGAATCTTTTCGGTTCCAGAATTAAAACCTTTAGACAATGGCGGTTTTAAAGTATTTCAAGATACACGAGAAAATGAAATGAGTTTGCCTATGGGGATTTCAATTTATAGATCACCAAAATCTGAAAAGACCTACGCCATCGTTGGTCGTAAAAATGGACCTAAGGAAGGTTATTTACATCAAATAGAATTAGTGCCGTCAGAAAATGGATTTGCGCCAAAAGTTGTACGTGAATTTGGATTATTTAGCGGAAAAAAAGAAATCGAAGCTATCGCAGTAGATGATGAATTAGGTTTTATTTACTGTGCAGACGAAGGTCACGGAATTAGAAAATATTATGCAGAGCCAGATATGGGGAATGAAGAATTAGCCCTTTTTGGAGGAGAATATTTTAAAGACGATATCGAAGGTATTGCGATCTCTGTGTATCCTGACGGAAAAGGGCAAATTATAGTTTCCGATCAACAGCAGGGGACTTTTAATTTCTTCAGTAGAGAAGATAATTCTTTTGAATATGCACTGAATTTAGGAACAACTGAAACTGATGGTTGCGAAGTAACTACCGTTGCTTTAGGTGATAAATTTCCTAATGGATTGTTTGTTTCGATGAATGATAATGATGAAAAGAACTTTTTTTATCACGATTTAAGCCGATTAAAAGAGCCGGTGAAAACTGAAAAATAA
- the pnuC gene encoding nicotinamide riboside transporter PnuC has protein sequence MDQISDFFLDYYRGASTFNIILEAIVFVFGILSVYFSKKENILVYPTGLVATVITVYLLFIAEYYGDMMMNFYYSVMSIYGWINWARKKDGVPVVPISRTNTKEKIIGFGLFLLTMLVTYGVYKAFGREIETENYIDIFTSGVFFTAMWYMAIKKLENWTLWIFADLITVPLYAHRGLGMLALQYLIFTFMAIQGYRVWKNNLNNGHVKS, from the coding sequence ATGGATCAGATCTCAGATTTCTTTTTAGATTATTATAGAGGAGCTTCAACTTTCAATATTATTTTGGAAGCAATAGTCTTCGTTTTTGGTATTCTAAGCGTTTATTTTTCGAAAAAAGAAAATATCCTTGTTTATCCCACAGGTCTTGTCGCAACTGTAATTACGGTTTACTTATTATTTATTGCGGAATATTACGGAGATATGATGATGAATTTCTATTATTCGGTAATGAGTATTTATGGTTGGATAAATTGGGCTAGAAAAAAAGATGGCGTACCAGTAGTTCCTATTTCTCGAACAAATACGAAAGAAAAAATAATCGGTTTTGGTTTATTTCTACTAACCATGCTGGTTACTTACGGCGTTTATAAAGCCTTTGGAAGAGAAATTGAAACCGAAAATTATATCGACATATTTACCTCAGGAGTGTTCTTTACGGCGATGTGGTATATGGCTATTAAGAAATTGGAGAACTGGACACTTTGGATTTTTGCAGACCTTATCACTGTTCCGCTTTATGCGCATCGAGGTTTGGGAATGTTAGCACTGCAATACCTTATTTTCACTTTTATGGCAATACAAGGTTATAGAGTCTGGAAAAATAATCTTAATAATGGGCATGTTAAGAGCTAA